Within Sorghum bicolor cultivar BTx623 chromosome 2, Sorghum_bicolor_NCBIv3, whole genome shotgun sequence, the genomic segment AATGGTTGCTACATTTGAGCCGGGGTACATGCACACCTACCATGTGATGCAAATGCAATGCACCTACCATGTTTCCATTTCCTACTACCATGCATGGTTTTGAGGTCACATGCATGTTGAACATGCATTCTAGTCCTAGATGTAGTGTGACTGCCATTTGAGTAGGATAAGATTTACATTTTCGAACAATAGTAGGATAAGCGTTAGTGTTTTTTTGAACAAGAGTAGGATAAGTTTTACTTGATATATTTGGGGGATGCTTGCCATTTTGATTCTACAGGACCATTTTCAGTACATATGCTTATATACGTACATAGGAGCTGGAGTAATGCTCTCAGCCATGTGCACCATGGCCATATTGTTTGTAGGACAAGGAAACCTTGGAATTTTGTGGGTGAAAGTGAAAGACAACGGAGTCCTTACTACTACTCTGCAAGAGAAAGGATTCAGATTTGGCTCGTCTCTTTGTACGCATGCAAACTTGTGGGGCCTGTCTATATGCACTAGCCTGCACTGGGCTCAATGCAAGGCAGCGACCCTGCCTCGTGTTGACTACTGCACCATTTTGCTCTAGAAAAGAAACATTTTGTTAAGTTTGTGTGATGTATGATTGGACTCCAGAATTTGTTCTCTTGTGCCTGTCATGCATGCTCATCTGAATCATATACTATCACTGCATGCAAGAGAGAGTTTTGTCCCTTCCTACAGACCAAAAAGATCACGGGTGTATGGGCGCAATGCATGCATGGGTTCATCCGTTCATGTACGATGGTTAGCTAGTACTAGCTTCGTTCTTCAGATGAGCTGTTCGCAGGTGAAGTATCTAATTAAGTACGTAGTGCTAACTACAAGGTATGTAACAGGGTTATACACACAGATATGTATCTGAATTCTTGAGGTATATACCTGAATTTCTATGAGGACGTTGGAGTAGGAGTAGGCGAAGGCGATGTCTCCCAGGGACTGGAACGTCTTCCAAATCTTCTCGGTCGCGGTGACGTCGACCCCCACGGTGGCACCCGTCAGCGACGTCTTGACGTGCACCCCACCTGCAATGAATCAATAATCACGGGTCATCAGTCTGCATGCAGTGCATCAAACGGtcgaacatgcatgcatgatgataTGATCGATGCATGCGTGTATGCAAACAAAAGGCTAGCTGCTACTGCTAGGCCATTGTCAACATGTCCAGTGTCCTCATTTGTGGATGCATGCATGTCACTTGTCATGCAAATTGCAAACCAAACCAAAAAAAGGATGCTGCGTGATGTACATGCCCCACCAAGAATATACATATCTTGGCATGCATCATATGATGCATTATGCATATGGTGGTGGATAAAGCTGATGATAACCAATGCATATAGCTGGTTGGTATGAGCTAGCTATGATGCATGACTCATCATTATCAGTGACTGACAGAGTAAAAACTATCAACTTGCCTGCGATCTTTGCAATGGAGAGGCCGAGTCCGATGGAGGAGTAGGCGAGGGACATGACGGCGGCGACGATGGAGAGCCACCAGAGCTTGTGGAAGTTTGGGAGCTGCGACAGCAGGATCTGGATGCCCGCGAAGATGATCATGTTGGTGGTGTTGGACGCCTCGCAGTCGGCGCTGTGCCCCTTGCTGTGGAAGCAGTTGGAACGATTGATCGCCCTGCAACACCACCATGCCAGGCAGCAAGCAGGTTAAGGTACACACATCCAAAGATCGATCGATGCAACAATCACTGAAATGGTGTCTAGGGTTGGTCGAGAACATTTACTACTACACTACTCTCCTAGGCCATGCTGAGAACAGTAGTTCTGAATAAGATGATTAATTTCAGTAGCATGCAGCATGGCTGCTGTCATGAATCTATTACTGCTGTACTAGGAGTATATACTACTCATTGCTAGTCTGTCATTTTGTTGGTGTTGTTTCTACTGTCTGGTGAAAAAAGATTGCTCCTTTTTGTAAACATAAATCAAAATAAACAcaagaaataaagaaaaaagCAAATACGATTCTTCTTGCAGGCATGCCAATACAGGCCACTGCTTTTTCACACCCTCTTTTCCaacggatggatggatggatggaaaaGGGGGAGGCTGATCGGAGGCGCCCTTCAACAtctgattttttttcctttgcaaGCAAAGCACTTTTTCAAGTGCCAAATAATGTTATCTTGGGCATCACTTTAAATTGGCTTTTCCCTGCCCTCTGGAACCTTAAAAGACGACCACCCTTAATTTGATGACAACTACAGCTGATGCGTGTGAATCATCAGGATTACTACTCCCTCTCTCTCAGCTCCTCGATCTCTTTTCCTACCTACTTCTGATTAAAAAACCTCTTGCTACTCCAATAATTAATAACCCTTTTATAAAAGGATGAAAACAACAAAACAGAACTTTTAATTTCCTCACAAAAGGAGGAATAATTAATTGGAAAATGTATACGGAACGAACTTGGACATCATCACAGCAGCACTACGTAGAAACAAGACGAGCTAATTAAACGCTGCCGGTTTGACGACTGAAGTTTTTTATTTATGATGAGATATGGCCATCATTCAGTTTTCCTACCAACTAGAACCACAAGAATGAAAAACATGGGAGCATGCAGAAGCAGAGCATGAGACAGGGGAATGCATGCAGTAAGTACCCCATGCTGATGGCGGTGGTGATGGTGTAGCCTATAGTCACGCCCACCAGGTTGATGTACTGCGCCAGCGAGCACAGCCGGTACTTGGACACCCCTGGTGGAATGAATGGAACATTATTTCAAAACAAAGGAAATATATCAGTATTCAAGATGGACAACATTTGAATATGAATATGAATGTCGAGGAGGGAGGGAATAATAACATATATAACAGTAGAATTGAATACCCACCCAGGTATGCCCTGACGGCCTGTCCGTAGGTGTAGTTTCGCTTGCCATGGACGGGGTCGGGGGCGCGGTAGCAGTCGGCCAGGAGGCTGGAGCAGAACCAGGTGATGGCGGAGAAGGCCAGCAGCACGACGGGGCCGATCACCCACCCCAGCTGCGCGATCGCCCACGCCAGCGACAGCACACCGGAGCCGATCACCGCCGTGATGATGTGCGCGCTCGCCGTCACCAGCGTCCCTGTACACGCATCGCCGCCGGAGCACGGAACGGAGGGAACCACACGGACGTCGATCAGCCTCATATATGCTCGTGTTCAAGACGACACCACACCACGACTAGCTTACCCGTGCGCCTCTCGcgcccgtcgtcgtcgagcAGGTCGGCCTGGTCGCCGAAGCCGGACTCCGCCAGGTTGAAGGCGGCCACcttcccctgctgctgctgcctctcCGACACCATTGCGAGCGTGCTCTCGCCGGCTTACTGCCTCTAATTAACCGGAGAGAGGAACAGGGAGGAGGGACACGGATCGATGGATCGGAGTCGGAGAcgacggtggtggtggtggtggtggtggcgagggaggaggagccgggGGGTCTCCTTTTGTAAGCGTCCGGTGGGTGCGCCGTCTGCCTTTTCGCAGACGATCGAGCGGTTGGGATTCCATGCGGGGAAAGCGAGCACTGTGCAGCATTCTGTGTGTCGGCTTCGGCTTcccttcctcctctctctctctctctctctctctctctttgtgTGTCTCTTCTCACTCACTACTCTTGAGTCCTGTACCTTGCTAGCACACTTTTGCTGCACAGTACAGTAGTGCTAGTACGTAACAGCAATAGAGTCACCAGAGAGATTTTATTTAAATTAGTGTGGCAGATATATAAATTAGTAAGGGGAGTTGCTAGATTATATTGGAACACTCCATCTGCCATCCATTCTTTATGCATGCTTGTAGATCACTATGGgcttgcatgcatgcacatgcaCATAGGATCAAGAATCTGCTGGACCAGCAGCTAGCCAATTATTTGAGGGCTCTGCAGCACGCACAGGCTCATCGATGCTCATTTTCGTTATCATCCCAGCAACCAACAGGCCAGGGACTTAGGAGGGTATTATCaacatatcaacaagcattttttgcgACTGGTGTGTTGTGTCATTGTgtgagcatgcatgcatggtctgTCTTGGGCGTGTCCGCTGCAAGGGGCACACGGCACACGGATGATCTTAAAACTATATGCCCGAGTAATTattaacaatagttatcaaattttcaaatacaaatgaatgtGTACCCTCGAATAAATAGGCTTGTCTTACAAGCCTATTATCATTTCAAGTGGTATTTTACCTAACATTTTACCAAACTCTTGGCAAAAGCGCCGCCTTTTCcataagcaaaaaaaaaaaaaggtcatcAACGTTTCTTTGACTATAAAGATTCAGCATCTTGCTGAACAATAATTCTCTTGGATTCTCCTTTGGTCGTCGATGATTGTGATAAGTCATATATAGTGAAATTCTTGCATCTTCCCTAATTTGAACCGTACCATTGCACAAACTTGTCAATGAAGGAAAACGTATAATGAAGTAAGTAGTATGTACCGGTTCATCCTTAGCACAACACATAAAATGCGCTCCTACTGTTTCCAGTCTGCATATGAGGAAACGTTCTATCTACACCGTGTGAACTTGAAGTGTGGACGCATCACCAATATTCAAAGTTTCAACAGCTTCCTCGACTTCCTTTATTTGCCTTTCCATTTTTGCTACTA encodes:
- the LOC8086382 gene encoding amino acid permease 6, which encodes MVSERQQQQGKVAAFNLAESGFGDQADLLDDDGRERRTGTLVTASAHIITAVIGSGVLSLAWAIAQLGWVIGPVVLLAFSAITWFCSSLLADCYRAPDPVHGKRNYTYGQAVRAYLGVSKYRLCSLAQYINLVGVTIGYTITTAISMGAINRSNCFHSKGHSADCEASNTTNMIIFAGIQILLSQLPNFHKLWWLSIVAAVMSLAYSSIGLGLSIAKIAGGVHVKTSLTGATVGVDVTATEKIWKTFQSLGDIAFAYSYSNVLIEIQDTLRSSPPENVVMKKASFIGVSTTTMFYMLCGVLGYAAFGNDAPGNFLTGFGFYDPFWLIDVGNVCIAVHLIGAYQVFCQPIYQFVEAWARSRWPDSVFLNAEHTVAGGLFSVSPFRLVWRTAYVVVTALVAMVFPFFNDFLGLIGAVSFWPLTVYFPIQMYMAQAKTRRFSPAWTWMNVLSYACLFVSLLAAAGSVQGLVKDLKGYKPFKVS